In the Gossypium raimondii isolate GPD5lz chromosome 9, ASM2569854v1, whole genome shotgun sequence genome, one interval contains:
- the LOC105800705 gene encoding ubiquitin-conjugating enzyme E2 32, with the protein MAEDKYNLKNPAVKRILQEVKELQSNPSDDFMSLPLEENIFEWQFAIRGPRDSEFEGGIYHGRIQLPAEYPFKPPSFMLLTPNGRFETQTKICLSISNHHPEHWQPSWSVRTALVALIAFMPTSPNGALGSLDYTKEERRTLAVKSRESPPKYGNPERQKLIDEIHEYMLSKTPSVPQHSPSKSSEEHPTEAKTEAEAEANQQDSVTVGAGNPGIPNPTLNERVVEEPPVAPANAYPYPVAMRLVREIPGEGLSNQPLRRPEIRVQRSVVDDRLFTWAAVGLTIAILVLLFKKYIKSSGHGAVFMDGS; encoded by the exons ATGGCTGAAGACAAGTATAACCTCAAGAATCCGGCGGTGAAGAGGATCTTACAAGAGGTTAAGGAATTGCAATCCAATCCTTCCGATGATTTCATGAGCCTACCACTCGAG gAGAATATATTTGAATGGCAATTTGCAATTAGGGGTCCAAGGGATTCTGAATTTGAAGGAGGGATTTATCATGGAAGGATTCAATTGCCTGCTGAGTATCCATTTAAGCCCCCTTCATTTATGTTGCTCACC CCAAATGGACGTTTTGAAACGCAGACTAAGATTTGCTTGAGTATATCGAATCACCACCCGGAGCATTGGCAACCATCTTGGAGTG TGCGGACTGCTCTAGTGGCATTGATTGCATTCATGCCCACCAGCCCAAACGGTGCGTTAGGTTCTCTAGATTATACTAAGGAAGAGCGGCGTACCCTTGCTGTCAAATCTCGTGAATCACCACCTAAATACGGGAATCCAGAACGTCAGAAACTTATCGATGAG ATACATGAATATATGTTAAGCAAGACTCCCAGTGTTCCTCAACATAGTCCTTCAAAATCCTCAGAAGAACACCCTACCGAAGCCAAAACTGAAGCCGAGGCAGAGGCCAATCAGCAAGATTCCGTTACTGTGGGTGCCGGGAATCCCGGAATCCCTAATCCAACATTAAATGAAAGGGTTGTCGAAGAACCACCTGTGGCTCCCGCCAATGCTTATCCATATCCTGTTGCCATGAGGCTAGTGAGAGAGATCCCTGGTGAGGGACTAAGTAACCAACCACTACGAAGGCCGGAGATAAGGGTTCAACGATCCGTTGTTGATGACCGCTTATTTACGTGGGCTGCCGTCGGACTTACCATTGCTATTTTGGTTCTTTTGTTCAAGAAATACATCAAATCTAGTGGACATGGTGCTGTTTTCATGGATGGTTCATAG
- the LOC105800704 gene encoding UPF0481 protein At3g47200, with translation MATSMSEPTDVLQHVAIEIPKGSYDSLVIPLKEKMETMTTASCIFKVDEKLREIDEKHYLPQTVSIGIFHHGRDNTKFMEEHKWRYLYSLLNRKSHLEATLDKCVKSLRELEHKARLCYKDLKQDEVPSDKFVEIMLADAGFLIELFLKYAIKGLKRRGDYVFNMSGLLYELRCDMLLLENQIPYFILQRLFEIVPIPNHCKLSLTELAFRFFRDMIPGDHRLHLAKFGQEGNHFLDLIRHCFLPTVPRIKAKQQEVRGLPYKASKLKDAGIKLKKATTEDLLDIKFAKGVLEIPPINVHQYTETLLRNLITIEQSGPGTTNHISSYVFLMKTLLPENKDVKLVKRKQILTNYDVSDKKQVETLFHRLCEEMKVMENADDEFYYNGLCEQVKEYKRSSWQPRLKTMPPPLKPGYLQRPLPRIVIVLLVLFIVLVFVGALFSIISFFRHKL, from the coding sequence ATGGCTACATCAATGTCGGAACCTACAGATGTCCTACAACATGTCGCCATCGAAATCCCGAAAGGGTCTTATGATTCTCTTGTAATTCCCCtcaaagaaaaaatggaaaCCATGACTACTGCGAGCtgcattttcaaagtcgatgaGAAACTGCGAGAGATCGATGAAAAACATTATCTCCCTCAAACTGTCTCCATCGGTATTTTCCATCACGGTCGGGACAATACGAAATTCATGGAAGAACACAAATGGCGGTACCTGTATTCGCTCCTGAATCGGAAATCTCACCTTGAAGCTACATTGGACAAGTGTGTAAAGTCTTTAAGAGAGTTGGAGCATAAGGCAAGGCTGTGCTACAAAGATCTCAAACAGGACGAGGTTCCGAGTGACAAATTTGTTGAGATCATGTTAGCTGATGCCGGTTTCTTAATTGAACTCTTCCTCAAGTACGCGATAAAGGGTCTAAAACGTCGCGGCGATTACGTGTTCAACATGTCCGGGTTGTTGTACGAGTTGAGGTGCGACATGTTACTGCTGGAAAATCAGATCCCTTATTTCATCCTTCAACGGCTGTTTGAAATCGTCCCGATTCCAAACCATTGCAAACTGTCCCTCACCGAACTCGCATTCCGGTTCTTCAGAGACATGATCCCAGGAGATCACAGACTTCATTTGGCGAAATTCGGACAAGAAGGTAATCATTTTCTCGACTTAATCCGCCATTGTTTCCTCCCAACGGTTCCGAGAATCAAAGCAAAACAACAAGAAGTTAGAGGTTTGCCTTATAAGGCAAGTAAGCTCAAAGATGCTGGAATTAAACTCAAGAAGGCAACAACAGAGGATTTACTAGATATAAAATTCGCCAAAGGAGTACTCGAAATTCCGCCTATCAATGTCCATCAATACACCGAAACCCTACTCCGAAACCTCATCACCATTGAACAATCCGGTCCCGGGACCACTAATCACATCTCATCCTACGTATTTCTGATGAAAACCCTTCTCCCCGAAAACAAAGATGTGAAACTAGTGAAAAGAAAGCAAATTCTTACAAACTATGATGTGAGTGATAAGAAACAGGTCGAGACATTGTTTCATCGTCTTTGTGAAGAGATGAAAGTAATGGAGAATGCCGATGACGAGTTCTATTACAATGGGCTTTGCGAGCAAGTGAAAGAGTATAAAAGGAGCAGTTGGCAGCCTCGCTTGAAGACGATGCCGCCACCGTTGAAACCTGGTTATCTTCAACGGCCCTTGCCTCGTATCGTGATCGTCCTTCTTGTTTTGTTCATTGTCCTTGTCTTTGTTGGTGCTTTGTTCTCTATAATCTCGTTTTTTAGACACAAATTGTAG